One Littorina saxatilis isolate snail1 linkage group LG1, US_GU_Lsax_2.0, whole genome shotgun sequence genomic window carries:
- the LOC138948333 gene encoding uncharacterized protein → METVSQTMKGDAGLLGLPQLQTPVSFRPALRQLHKQRRETAALRELWHSFAEEREPRRQRELKGKACPDPAKQNITTMLEEIVENDKSQVDPAVQETTVNTQEDRVVTRATQADGEASKETVRELQPALPAISASSTNISAVFPQQRPYRSAAVPSLRTKTSQGRNTASRFQQRSKVTSSRHFRLDDVRSPVPYHTAITRRPERACSPRFLALTQLCRSPLPHLMDEVMSRSLTAKPALGRDGPMRRDIREWQNEIVKVVPARPEFVQRLGPNGVMPSKVVSFRYPYKVINIDPACLFYRSYSKLTDKDYVINPEWSSEKHPLRAGIAYRAKTDLCLRHDVKRM, encoded by the exons ATGGAAACAGTTTCACagacg ATGAAGGGCGATGCTGGTTTACTGGGCCTTCCGCAGCTTCAGACTCCTGTGTCTTTCAGGCCTGCACTCAGGCAGCTTCACAAGCAACGCAGAG AAACAGCCGCTCTGCGGGAGCTGTGGCATTCTTTTGCCGAGGAGCGCGAACCACGACGACAGCGAGAACTGAAAGGCAAAGCCTGCCCCGATCCCGCCAAGCAAAACATCACAACCATGCTTGAGGAGATTGTTGAGAACGACAAATCTCAAGTGGATCCAGCTGTCCAAGAAACTACGGTCAACACACAAGAAGACAGGGTTGTTACCAGGGCGACACAAGCTGATGGAGAAGCCAGTAAAGAAACAGTCAGGGAACTACAGCCTGCTCTGCCTGCCATTTCAGCATCCTCAACTAACATCAGCGCGGTGTTTCCCCAGCAGCGACCTTACAGATCCGCTGCAGTGCCGTCACTACGTACTAAAACCTCACAGGGGAGGAACACAGCGTCACGATTTCAGCAGCGAAGCAAAGTGACGTCATCACGTCATTTTCGTCTGGATGACGTCAGATCGCCAGTCCCTTACCACACGGCTATCACGCGTCGGCCTGAGCGTGCGTGCAGCCCTAGGTTCCTGGCGCTGACCCAGCTGTGCAGatctcccctcccccacctgATGGATGAAGTGATGTCAAGGTCTCTCACGGCAAAGCCTGCCCTGGGTCGTGATGGTCCCATGAGGAGAGATATCAGAGAATGGCAGAATGAAATTGTCAA AGTGGTTCCAGCAAGACCGGAGTTCGTGCAACGCCTAGGACCAAATGGGGTCATGCCTTCCAAGGTCGTGTCCTTCAGATATCCCTACAAAGTCATCAACATCGATCCTGCCTGCCTCTTCTACCGCAGCTATTCCAAGCTCACGGACAAAGATTACGTCATCAATCCTGAATGGTCTTCAGAGAAACATCCACTTCGCGCTGGAATTGCGTATCgtgctaaaactgacttgtgtCTGCGCCATGATGTAAAAAGAATGTAA